A single window of uncultured Sunxiuqinia sp. DNA harbors:
- the era gene encoding GTPase Era has translation MAHKSGFVNIIGNPNVGKSTIMNSLVGERLSIITKKMQTTRHRIKGIVSGEDFQIVYSDTPGILKPNYKLQESMMKFVNTALSDADVIIYVTDVVEKPDKNAEYLEKVRKSNAPVIVLVNKIDLSNQGDVMKLYEYWKDLLPAADVFAVSATERFNIGPIFDRIIELLPEAPPYFPKDELTDRNDRFFVSEIIREKILLYYQKEVPYSVEIEVEEFKEEEKLLRLRCVINVARDSQKGILIGHRGAALKKVGTQARKDMEEFFQKKVFMELYVKVSKDWRDKDRMLDNFGYDFQ, from the coding sequence ATGGCACATAAATCAGGATTTGTAAACATCATTGGAAACCCGAATGTGGGGAAGTCAACCATCATGAATTCGTTGGTTGGCGAGCGGTTATCAATCATTACTAAGAAGATGCAAACGACTCGTCACCGAATAAAAGGGATTGTGAGTGGGGAGGATTTTCAAATTGTATATTCAGACACACCAGGCATTTTGAAGCCCAATTACAAACTTCAGGAATCGATGATGAAGTTTGTAAACACGGCATTGTCTGATGCTGACGTGATTATCTATGTGACAGATGTGGTTGAAAAACCAGATAAAAATGCTGAGTATCTGGAAAAAGTGCGAAAGTCAAACGCCCCGGTAATTGTTTTGGTCAACAAAATTGATTTGTCGAACCAAGGCGATGTAATGAAGTTATATGAATACTGGAAAGATCTTTTGCCGGCAGCTGACGTGTTTGCTGTTTCCGCTACCGAGCGTTTCAACATCGGGCCTATTTTTGACCGTATTATTGAACTGTTGCCCGAAGCACCTCCGTATTTCCCAAAAGATGAGTTAACAGATCGGAATGATCGGTTTTTTGTCTCTGAAATTATTCGGGAGAAAATACTTTTGTATTATCAAAAGGAAGTTCCTTATTCGGTTGAAATTGAGGTGGAAGAGTTTAAAGAAGAAGAGAAATTATTGCGCTTACGGTGTGTGATTAATGTTGCACGCGACAGCCAAAAAGGTATTCTTATTGGACATAGAGGTGCTGCATTGAAGAAAGTAGGTACGCAGGCCCGGAAGGACATGGAAGAGTTTTTCCAGAAAAAAGTATTTATGGAGTTGTATGTTAAAGTATCTAAAGACTGGCGGGATAAAGACCGTATGTTGGATAACTTTGGATATGATTTTCAGTAA